The genome window GAGATAGTCTCCGTCATCGACGAGAAATTCCACGTTATTGAGCTGGTAGCGCCAGTGTAGCTCGGTCAGAAACCATCGTGTTGTCTGTTTATTTGCGGTCGGATAGAGGCTTACGTGAAGAATTTCGTTCGTCTGTGATCAACCGCGTCGCACAGCCAGAACTGCTGGTCGTGGAGGCGGATCATCTTTTCGTCAACCGCGAGTTGATCCTCGGAGACGGTTGAGATCGGCTGTAGATCGGCCTTATGAACCCAGTTATGGATCGCAACATGACTCCGCTTGATCCAAACAGTTCAAGATGCTTACTTACCTCACGTAGTGACATGCCGGCCAAGTGACAGCAGATCCCTACTTCAATCGCCCAGCGCGGAGTTCGATCTCGCTTCACAAACGACAAGTCGATTCATGCGATACGTTCGCTTAGGCACTCGGTTTCGGCCATCGACACTCTGAAGTCGAGCGCCTCATCCTCAAACTTAACGCGACGCACCGACGAAAGGTAGAATTGAAGTGCTGGCGTCCGTAGTTACTGTGGATGAAATCTATCATGAGGCGGGTTAGCAGTATCTACAGGAAGGAGGGTCTAGTCGCGCTTCTGCGGCGGTCAAGCAATTACGTGTTGGAGTCCGCCTCAAAAAAATTAGGGCAACCAATCTTGGAGTGGAGATACCCGGACGACGGGTTCAACGTGCTGGACGAGGACTGGGACACGTTGGTCATCTTTGACTGTGCGCGATATGATGTCTTCACAGACGTTGTCGGGGAAGATGTCTCTCCTCGACGGTCCGTTGCCTCCGTCACTGCGAACTTCCTCAGGCGGACGTTCTCTAAACGAACTGCCCACGACACCGTCTACCTGTCCGCGAATCCCATCGTCGGGAAGAACGAGGAACACCTGAACACGTACAAACTTGTGAAATCGTGGGAGAGTCGTTCCAGTACGACGAGGAAAGGACAGGAGAGCCCAGGGATCATGGATCCCAAACCGCTGCTGGAACGATCCGTCGAACTCCACGAGAAGCACCCGAACAAACGCCACGTCGTCCATCTGCTTCCCCCGCACACCCCTCACGAACTGAAAGACGGAGGCCCAGTTCCCGAAGACTCACCCTACCGGAACTACAAAGCGGCGATGAAACACGGAATCTCGCCGGCCGAGATGTTGGATGTCTACGAAGAAAACCTGCTGAACGCGGTCCAATTAACCAAGGAGGCCCTCGCAGACGTCGACGGAAAGGTGGTGTTCACGGCCGATCACGGGGAGCTACTTGGGGAAGGGATGCCGCTCTGGATGAAAGTGCTCCACCACCGCTGGGGGAACCAGTTCTCGAAGTACGACTTTGGCCACTACAGCAACTGTAACGTCAGCGAGTTGCGAGAGGTACCTTGGTACGTCTTCCAAGATGGTGACCGACGAGAGATCGTTGCCGAAGAGCCCATCGGTTCGACACGCGTGGACGAATCCGTCGAGGCGCATCTGGAGGCACTTGGTTACAGATAGCTCCGGCCTCGACACCACACTGTGGTTTCGATCACTCCTCGAACACGTTGTCGAACAGGGCTCGCTCCTTGATGCTCTCCGCTGTGCTGGCTATCCCCGCCGACTCGGTGCCGCTGTTGCGGTCCATCCGGACGACGGCATCCGTCAGTCGCTGCACGTCGAGTCCGTCTCGTACGTCGAAAAAATACTGGCTCTGGTCGAACCGTCGCAGCAGTTCGTCGTATTTCACGGCCCACCCGATCGCCACGACCGGTACTCCGTGTTTGTATCCGTGAACGATGGAGTGATATCTCGACGCAATCATGTATTCGAACTGTGCGATCAACGCCTCAAGTTCGGGCGCGTCGAAGTCGTCGTCGAGCATATGGACGGCATTGACTCGCGTAAATGGTTCGCAGATCGCCTTGCAGAGTTCTAAGTCCTCGGTCGAGTGACGCAGAACATATACCTCCTTGTCCAGCTCCAGCAGGCAATCGATTAGCTGCTCGTACATCGCATAGAACAATTCATTTGACGTTCGTTCGAACACCTTTGAATTGGGCACGATTCCGACGGCATCGTCGGGGAGGGTCCGAACCTCGATACCACGGTCGGTCACGTAGATGTTCTCCAAGTCGTACTCGCCGCCCTGAAGAACAATGTCGAACTCTCGCCGGACGTTTGCTCTCGTGTACGGTTCGAGTGCCCTGACCCCGTCTTCCTCCCGAGGACAGATCATCTTCGGGTACGGAAGATATGTTCTCATGAGCGGATCGAGGAGGAGTCTCATCGGCAGGGAGTAGTCGAACGGACCGATTGACTGGGGGAGAATGTACATCGGAACACTGTACATCCGCGCGAGGAGGACCGTCGTGAGATACGAAAACGACATTCTGGCCCCCATCTGTGAGGACAGAGCGTATCCGTTGATGTCCAAGATCATGCGACAGTCTTCGAACGCGTTTCGAACTGACCGGTGGACTTCAGTCGGGTGCGACTGAGTGTTCGTCAGGTTCGCGTACGGTGCTAGGAGTGAAAGCTGAATCTCCGAGTCCCATGGAAGGATTTCAAACGTGTACGCGTCCTTCTCCGCAGGGTCGCGAAGATAGTCCTGTTCGGACAGCAGATAGACTCTCTTGTTCGGGTATCTTCTCGAGATCTCGTCGACCACGGTGTACGTCATCGCCTGAGCACCCTTGTTGAATAGCTCCCCACCGGAAATGAGGATCGACGACCCATCGTCACGTGTTCCCGAATGATCGTCGCTCGTCAGGCGATCGTATAATGCTCGGGCTTCCGCGGAGGAAACGAGAGAGATGTTACGCACGACGTCGCGAATCGACATGTGTACAGCCAAGACTGTCAGCGAATATAATACACTCGGTAGACGAAAGGTGGAATTCAAGTGCTGGCGTCCGTAGTTACTGTGGATGAAATCTATCACGAAGAAGATTAGCAGTATTTACAAGGAGGAGGGTCTTGTCGCGCTTCTGAGGCGGTCGAGCAATTTCATCACGGATCGATTCTTTCAGACGGTCGTCTGGAACGCCGTACCGAAAGATCGGACGCTTCGGCTCATCGCCCGATCTCGAGTTCTGACGGCACTTTACTTTCTGCTTTCGGGGACCTTCTACCGGGAGCAGCGGTCGGTACTCTGGGGGATCGCCTCCTATAGCGAGTCCGAAGAGACGGGTGACGAACCCCACTTCCGCATCATCCGTAACGTCCACCGGATCGAGAAGGGGCTGTCCATGAAGGATCGGCGGCCGGTGTTCGCCGAATCGTATATCGAGCAGGTCGTTGCCGATCTTCGGTCCACGTGGGACCGTGACGGTGATAAACGACTTGAGTGGGCAGTGGATGTACTGGCGGAGTACTTCGATACCGTCGAAATGACGCCGCCAATCTCTGCCGCGAAGTCGAATTTCGACGAGTTCCTCGCCGAGATAGCGTATCGCCCGACCGATCAAACGCCGTTTCGTCGGGACGAGATCGACGGATCCGGGGTCCGCCCGGAAGCGTTGGAACAGCTTTCGAGACAGCGAACGAGTACCCGGTGGTTCGAAGACAAAGACGTCCCCCGAGAGAAACTGGACAGTGCGATCAAGGTGGCGTTACAGTCTCCCAGCGCCTGTAACCGGCAGTCCTACGAATTTCGACTGTTCGACGACCGGGAACTGATCGATTCGGTCTCGTCGCTCGCGATGGGGGCAACCGGCTACCGAGAGAACATCCCGTGTCTTGGAGTAATCGTCGGTAAGCAGCGTGCGTACTTCGACGACCGGGATCGACACGTCATCTACATCGACGCCAGTCTTGCGGCGATGGCTTTCCAGTTCTCCCTGGAGACGCAGGGACTGGCCTCGTGCTGTATCAACTGGCCCGCTATTCCGCATCGAGAGCGGAAAATCGAGACCCTGTTGAACCTCGACCCCGACGAATGCGTCGTCATGATGATGGCGATTGGGTACCCAGATCCGGACGAGAAGGTCCCGTACTCCAAGAAGATGGGGGTCGAGGACGCCCGCTCCTACAACGAGCTGTGAAGTCAGTTCGATTCCCCACCCGACGAGCGATCGATTTCGTCCAGTAAATGTCGCAACTGGGACACGTCAACGTGAAGGTCGCTGTTGTACGTGTCGTCAGCGGTGGAAACGCCTCGTAGGCAGTGGTAATCGTGCCCGAGCAGGCGTGCAATTTCGAAGTACGGCGGTTTGATCACGTCGTTGAATATCTCGACGATGGCACAATCGTCTGCCCAGATCATGTCGGTCAACCCTGCGCCGTGGACGCCGACGATCAGCGACGCCCTGCTGAACAGCTCGACCTGTTCGTCGAACCGCAGATCCTCGGTCGTGTAAGTCTTGATATCGTACTCCTTTAGGACGGTCGAAACCTCCGCTCTGTTCGTTATCTTCCGGGTTCGAGCCTTCTCGCGGGAGACGAATATCCGCTCGTCGCCGCAGGCAGGCGCTGCGCCGTTCCGGTCGACTTCCGACCCCACCCGTTCGTTCAGCCATCGACAGACCGGGACCGTTGGTTCCGTGAAACTCGGCTGAACTAGGTTGTCCACGGAGACGACGCCACCCTCCCAACCAATACAGTCCTCGAGACTGTACCCCAGCAGTTCGAGAGATTCCTCGATGTACGACGGTGGCTCCGCCGGGACGACGAGTTCCACCTGGACGTCGCGGTTCCGCTTCAGGTACTCCAGCGCCCGAAGTTTCGGCAGATGCTCGATCACCCAGTGATAGTAGTTGTCCCAACTGTTGACCAGCGAGCAGGCGTACGACAGTTCTTGGTGGGGATCGCGGCTGATCATCTCGGCGATGGTTCTTCGGTCGGTCAGGGTGCGCGCTACTGCCTGCTTCAATCTGTACCCCTCCTCTCCGGATGGCTCTATGGCCTCACAGACGATGGTGTCGTCGTCGATGACGGGAATCGCGTCTGGTCCCACAAGTTCAACCTCGGGAACGACGAATAGATGTTGGTCGGTGTAGGAGTATCGGGGCAGGTTCCTGAACCCCCTGGAAGACGGGTCGACGCCGAACGGTGTCCGTGCGTCGGGGGCTGCCGTGGACTCGTCCAACTTCACCTGCCAGGTGATCCGGTGGTCGTCGATCAGATCCTCCGTTCTGGCCAGATCGAACTGCGTCAGTACGATAGGGGCCACCGCTTTAGACGCTCTGTCGAGGGCCAGCGCTCGCCCGGCCCGGTACGTGGCGAGTGGGCCATCTCGTTCCCACTTCCTTCGCGCTTTGCCGACGAGCGCTCCCACTCTCATTATTACGTTTGTATTGTTTGTAACAGTATATTCGGGTTTCGGATCCGGAACGGCTGATATCTCGGTACCCAGCGGAGGTGAAACGAACACGTCCTCCCGATCCAGTCTAGAGATTTCCTGCTTCAAACCGACACTGCTCTAGGTCGTTTTCGCGGGACATTGATCGGATGACATCCGGTCCTAAGGGTTCCGTGTGCTGGTCAGTCCCTCCTCCATGATGTCGTGGAGGTGGATGATTCCCTCAAACGTGTTGTCGCTGTCGGCGACGACGAGTTGCGTAATGTTATTTTCTTCGAGGAGTTCGAGCGCTTCGACCGCCGAAACGTCGGGGGTGATGGTCACCGGGTCGGTGATCATCACCTCCTCGGCCACGACGTCGTGGAGATCCGTGTCGTCCTGAAGGAGTCTCCGGATGTCGCCGTCGGTCAGTATCCCTAAGACCTGCCCGTGCTGGTTCTGTACGACGGCGATGCCCTTGCCACCCTTGCTCATTTTCAGTGCGACCTCGGCGAGCGTATCATCCGGGTGGGTCCTCGGAATGTCGCCGTAGAGTAGGTCGCTCGCGTCTAGGAGGAGTCGTTTCCCGATAGTACCGCTCGGGTGGAACTGCCCGAAGTCGTCTTTCGTGAACCCCTTCCGTTCCATGAGTGCGTTCGCGATACAGTCACCGATCACGATGGTCGTCGTGGTGCTGGCCATAGGAACGAGATCGACGACAGACCCCTCCTCTGAAATCCGCGTGTCGACGATCCGGTCAGCACTGCGACCAAGTTTCGAATCGGGACTCGACGTGATGGTGATCGTCATGGGATCGAACGGCTCTATGAACTTTTGGAGTTCCACGATTTCGTTCGTGTTCCCGCTGTTCGACACGAAAATCACGATATCGTCCTCGGCCAGGACTCCGATGTCACCGTGTAACGCCTCAACCGGGTGAATGAAGTGGGAGGAGACGCCGATGCTATTGAACGTCGACACTATTTTTTTGGCGACATCTCCCGATTTTCCGACGCCGGTGAACACGATCCGACCGTCGGAGGCGTCGATCATCTCTGCGACCCTCTTTATCTGGTCGACCGTCTCCTCATTCAGGAGGTCCGCGACGCAAGCGGCTTGGAGTTCGATCGTCCGTTCTATGGTCGTGATCGTGTCGTCGCCCGTCGAGTCCGCACGGTCTCTACTCATCTTTGACGGTGGAGTCGATCGCTAGCCACTGCTCAACCAACGAGTCCACGCGGCTGAGCGGTAGCTGCGTCGCGGCGTCACACTTCGCTGACGGTGGATCTGGATGTACTTCCGCGAATATCCCGGCAACTCCGGTCGCAAGCGCTGCGCGCGCCAGCGTGGGTGCGAACCGACGATCACCACCGCTGCTGTCTCCATGTGAACCGGGTCGCTGTACGGAGTGTGTCGTGTCGAAGACGACCGGTTTGCCGATGTCCTTCATGATGTCTATATTTCGGAAGTCTACAACGAGATTATTGTAGCCGTACATGGCGCCGCGTTCGCAAAGGAGGATCCGTTCATTGCCCGTGGATTCGATCTTGTCGACGACGTTTTCCATTCCCTCCGCGGAGAGAAACTGCCCCTTCTTCACGTTGATCGGGAGCCCGGTTTCTCCGGCGGCTGTCAGCATGTCCGTCTGCCTGGAGAGAAATGCAGGCACTTGGAGAACGTCCACGACATCCGCGACGCGAGACGCCTGATCTGGCGTGTGAAAATCGGTGATGATCGGGAGGTCGTATCGAGTCTTCACCATTTGGAGGATTTCGAGCCCCCGATCCAGTCCAGGCCCGCGATACGAGTCGATCGATGACCGGTTCGCCTTATCGAACGAGCTCTTGAAAACCACGTCGATGTCGTGTGTCTCGCCGACGGTTTTCAGCGTCTCCGCCGTCTCCAGTACCTGCTCTTCGGACTCGATAACGCAGGGACCAGCGATCAGAAAGAACTCCGAGTCGTTAGCGACGGATATCCGGTCGCTAATTTTCATTCTCGTCATTACCACGAAGTTGTTGCTCTACGACCGCAATATCTCTTTCTACATTGACCTCCTTCGACTCGTAGTCGGTTTCGACGGTCTGAATATCGTATCCGTTTTCGAGCAGGCGTAGTTGCTCCAAGTTCTCGCGAGTTTCCAAATCGGAGCGCATACTCACGTAATCCAACAGCTGTTCGGTCTCGAAGGCGTAGAGGCCTATGTGCTTGTAAGTTGAGCCGAGCTGGCCGTCTGACGGGATGAGTGACCGAGAGAAGTAGAGTGCCCGGTTCTCGCTGTCGGTGACGACCTTCACCACGTTCTCGTCGTTCAGTTCTGATTCCTCGTCGATGGGTGATATCGGCGTCGCAACCCGTGGGGCGGTCGTCCGGAGCGTCTCCACCACCGAATCGATGACATCCGGTCGAATGAGGGGCTCGTCACCCTGGATGTTGACGGTAAACATCGCACCGACTTCACGGGCCACCTCGGCGACCCTGTCTGTCCCGGTTTGATGGTCGGGACTCGTCATCATCGCCGTTCCGCCGACCGATTCAATCGTATCGACGATACGCTCGTCATCGGTCGCCACCACGACCCGATCGAGGGTCGTTGCCCGATTCGCGCGTTCGTATACGTGGGTGATCATCGGCTTTCCGTCGATGTCGACGAGTGGTTTTCCTGGAAGCCGCGTGGAGCCGTATCTAGCGGGTATTACTCCCAGAACGGTGCCGGAACCATTCCGTAGCGTGTCCAGAATATCTCGCACGGCCCCCTCGCCACCGTCGAAGCTACTCACATAGTCACACCGGCGCCTCACCCGCCGCACTACGTCCGCTGGACAGCAGGCAACTCCGACGCTCTCCATCGCTTCCAGGTCCGTCGGCTCGTCCCCAATGTACGCCACCTGCGACCGATCGATCCCCCGTCGTTGGACTATCGATCTGACTATTCCGCTTTTGTCGGAAACGCCCTGATAGAACTCCTCGACATCAAGTTCTTCTGCGCGTCGCGCGACCGCCTGGGACTCGCGAGACGTGACGATGACAAAGTCCCGGTCCTCTTCCTGGATCCACCGCACGATCCCGTAACCATCTTTTACGTTGAACGACTTAAACAGCTCTTCGTCCTTCCCGTAGTGAAGCTTCGAGTCAGTGAGGACGCCATCCACGTCGCTGATTACCAGCCGGATCGTATCTCCCATGGCTCTGTAGAGATTACTGGCTCCGATATAACTTTCCTCCTAGACGCTACCCGCTCGACTGGATGGCGTAGAGGTCGGCGTACTCCCCGTCCTCCACGATCAATTCCTCGTGCGTCCCCGACTCGACGATTCGGCCCTCCTCGACCGTGTGTATCTGATCGGCGTTCTGCACCGTGGACAGGCGGTGGGCGATCGTAATTATTCCGTGGTCGCGTTCCATGGCCTCGATGGAGGCCTGGACCTCTCGTTCGAGGTTGGAGTCGAGGTCGCTCGTGGCCTCGTCCAAGACAAGAAAGTCGGCGTCGGTCAGGAGCGCTCGGGCCAGGGCGACCCGCTGACGCTGCCCGCCGGACAGTCTGACACCGTCGTCACCAAGTTGCGAGTCGAATCCGTCCGGGAGGTCGTCGATGAATTCGTCGACCCGGGCTATCTCACA of Halorubrum trapanicum contains these proteins:
- a CDS encoding polysaccharide pyruvyl transferase family protein, whose protein sequence is MSIRDVVRNISLVSSAEARALYDRLTSDDHSGTRDDGSSILISGGELFNKGAQAMTYTVVDEISRRYPNKRVYLLSEQDYLRDPAEKDAYTFEILPWDSEIQLSLLAPYANLTNTQSHPTEVHRSVRNAFEDCRMILDINGYALSSQMGARMSFSYLTTVLLARMYSVPMYILPQSIGPFDYSLPMRLLLDPLMRTYLPYPKMICPREEDGVRALEPYTRANVRREFDIVLQGGEYDLENIYVTDRGIEVRTLPDDAVGIVPNSKVFERTSNELFYAMYEQLIDCLLELDKEVYVLRHSTEDLELCKAICEPFTRVNAVHMLDDDFDAPELEALIAQFEYMIASRYHSIVHGYKHGVPVVAIGWAVKYDELLRRFDQSQYFFDVRDGLDVQRLTDAVVRMDRNSGTESAGIASTAESIKERALFDNVFEE
- a CDS encoding nitroreductase family protein, yielding MKSITKKISSIYKEEGLVALLRRSSNFITDRFFQTVVWNAVPKDRTLRLIARSRVLTALYFLLSGTFYREQRSVLWGIASYSESEETGDEPHFRIIRNVHRIEKGLSMKDRRPVFAESYIEQVVADLRSTWDRDGDKRLEWAVDVLAEYFDTVEMTPPISAAKSNFDEFLAEIAYRPTDQTPFRRDEIDGSGVRPEALEQLSRQRTSTRWFEDKDVPREKLDSAIKVALQSPSACNRQSYEFRLFDDRELIDSVSSLAMGATGYRENIPCLGVIVGKQRAYFDDRDRHVIYIDASLAAMAFQFSLETQGLASCCINWPAIPHRERKIETLLNLDPDECVVMMMAIGYPDPDEKVPYSKKMGVEDARSYNEL
- a CDS encoding DUF563 domain-containing protein; the protein is MKQEISRLDREDVFVSPPLGTEISAVPDPKPEYTVTNNTNVIMRVGALVGKARRKWERDGPLATYRAGRALALDRASKAVAPIVLTQFDLARTEDLIDDHRITWQVKLDESTAAPDARTPFGVDPSSRGFRNLPRYSYTDQHLFVVPEVELVGPDAIPVIDDDTIVCEAIEPSGEEGYRLKQAVARTLTDRRTIAEMISRDPHQELSYACSLVNSWDNYYHWVIEHLPKLRALEYLKRNRDVQVELVVPAEPPSYIEESLELLGYSLEDCIGWEGGVVSVDNLVQPSFTEPTVPVCRWLNERVGSEVDRNGAAPACGDERIFVSREKARTRKITNRAEVSTVLKEYDIKTYTTEDLRFDEQVELFSRASLIVGVHGAGLTDMIWADDCAIVEIFNDVIKPPYFEIARLLGHDYHCLRGVSTADDTYNSDLHVDVSQLRHLLDEIDRSSGGESN
- a CDS encoding SIS domain-containing protein; this encodes MSRDRADSTGDDTITTIERTIELQAACVADLLNEETVDQIKRVAEMIDASDGRIVFTGVGKSGDVAKKIVSTFNSIGVSSHFIHPVEALHGDIGVLAEDDIVIFVSNSGNTNEIVELQKFIEPFDPMTITITSSPDSKLGRSADRIVDTRISEEGSVVDLVPMASTTTTIVIGDCIANALMERKGFTKDDFGQFHPSGTIGKRLLLDASDLLYGDIPRTHPDDTLAEVALKMSKGGKGIAVVQNQHGQVLGILTDGDIRRLLQDDTDLHDVVAEEVMITDPVTITPDVSAVEALELLEENNITQLVVADSDNTFEGIIHLHDIMEEGLTSTRNP
- the kdsA gene encoding 3-deoxy-8-phosphooctulonate synthase: MTRMKISDRISVANDSEFFLIAGPCVIESEEQVLETAETLKTVGETHDIDVVFKSSFDKANRSSIDSYRGPGLDRGLEILQMVKTRYDLPIITDFHTPDQASRVADVVDVLQVPAFLSRQTDMLTAAGETGLPINVKKGQFLSAEGMENVVDKIESTGNERILLCERGAMYGYNNLVVDFRNIDIMKDIGKPVVFDTTHSVQRPGSHGDSSGGDRRFAPTLARAALATGVAGIFAEVHPDPPSAKCDAATQLPLSRVDSLVEQWLAIDSTVKDE
- the kdsB gene encoding 3-deoxy-manno-octulosonate cytidylyltransferase encodes the protein MGDTIRLVISDVDGVLTDSKLHYGKDEELFKSFNVKDGYGIVRWIQEEDRDFVIVTSRESQAVARRAEELDVEEFYQGVSDKSGIVRSIVQRRGIDRSQVAYIGDEPTDLEAMESVGVACCPADVVRRVRRRCDYVSSFDGGEGAVRDILDTLRNGSGTVLGVIPARYGSTRLPGKPLVDIDGKPMITHVYERANRATTLDRVVVATDDERIVDTIESVGGTAMMTSPDHQTGTDRVAEVAREVGAMFTVNIQGDEPLIRPDVIDSVVETLRTTAPRVATPISPIDEESELNDENVVKVVTDSENRALYFSRSLIPSDGQLGSTYKHIGLYAFETEQLLDYVSMRSDLETRENLEQLRLLENGYDIQTVETDYESKEVNVERDIAVVEQQLRGNDENEN